One Burkholderia sp. WP9 genomic window, AGCGCGAGCGCATGCTCGACGGTGGGCGCAGGCGCCGACGCGTGCGCGCTCAACACGCGCTGGCCGTCCGGCGTCGCGACGATGCCGCGCAGATGCAGCGCGCCGTCGTGCCAGGTGGCATACGCGGCGAGCGGCACTTCGCAACTGCCGCCAAGCGCGCGCGAGACCATGCGCTCTGCTTCGACGGCGGCCGCCGTGTGTTCGTGATGCAGCGGCGCGAGCCATGCCGCGAGGTCCGCACGGTCGGCGCGAATCTCAATGCCGAGCGCGCCCTGCCCCGCTGCGGGCAAGCTGTCTTCAGGATCGAGCAACGCGCGAATGCGCTCGCCGAGACCCAGACGCTTCAAACCAGCCGCCGCCAGAATGATCGCCGCGTAATCGCCGCGATCGAGTTTGGCGAGACGCGTGTCCAGATTGCCGCGCAACGGCCGCACTTCGAGATGCGGATAGCGCATGCGCAGCATGGCTTCACGGCGCAGGCTGGAGGTGCCGACCACGGCGCCTTCCGGCAACGCGGCAAGCGAGTCGTACGTGTTGGAGACCAGCGCGTCGCGCGGGTCTTCGCGCTCCATGATCGTGGACAACGCGAAGCCCTCGGGCAATGCCATCGGCACATCTTTGAGCGAATGCACGGCGAGGTCGGCGCGGCCGTCGGCCAACGCGGCTTCCAGTTCCTTGACGAAGAGGCCCTTACCACCAACCTTCGACAAAGTGCGATCGAGAATTTGATCGCCACGTGTTGTCATTCCGAGGATTTTTACGTCACAAGATGGATATAATTTGTGCAGCGCACATCGCACATGCTCCGCTTGCCACATGGCCAGGCGGCTCTCTCGCGACGCAATCACAAGCGTGTGGGGTGGCGTGGAAAACGTCTCGGTGTTCATTAGCTTGCTGATCGAATGACGGGATGTAATAACAATCAATGTTAGCACGCG contains:
- the hemC gene encoding hydroxymethylbilane synthase, which encodes MNTETFSTPPHTLVIASRESRLAMWQAEHVRCALHKLYPSCDVKILGMTTRGDQILDRTLSKVGGKGLFVKELEAALADGRADLAVHSLKDVPMALPEGFALSTIMEREDPRDALVSNTYDSLAALPEGAVVGTSSLRREAMLRMRYPHLEVRPLRGNLDTRLAKLDRGDYAAIILAAAGLKRLGLGERIRALLDPEDSLPAAGQGALGIEIRADRADLAAWLAPLHHEHTAAAVEAERMVSRALGGSCEVPLAAYATWHDGALHLRGIVATPDGQRVLSAHASAPAPTVEHALALGQEVADALAQQGAMDIVRALGTAGGAAAADSAVTGE